In Pseudokineococcus lusitanus, the genomic window GTTGTCGAGCACCCCGACCTCGTGGCCGTGGGCCGACAGGTACATGGCCGTCGGCCACCCCAGGTAGCCGTCGCCCCCCAGCACCAGGATGCGCATCGTCGTCCTCCCTGCGGGCCGTGCCCGCGAGCACCGGCGCGCCCGGGCGGGCGGACGCCTGCGCCGACCGTAACGGTGCGGTCGTCGCCGCGAGGTCGCCCGCACGGGCGCGCCGCGACGGGGCCGACGGGGGCGGCCGTGCGGGCGTCCGCGCGACGTCGCGGACCGCCGCTCAAGGACGGGGCCCGACGTGCCGATGTCCTCCGCGGGGGACCCGTGCAGCCCTCAGGGCGGCACGGGGACGGCACGGGCACGGCAGAGGAACGGCAGAGGATCGGCAGAGGACGGGACCGGATGACCACGGACGCACGCCGCACCACCGGCCGCGCGACGGCGACCGCCGGCGCGGCCGCCGGCTTCGCCGCCGTGGCGACCGCCGCCGTCCTGCACCCCGCCCTCGCGACCCTCCTGTGGCCCTCCACGGGCGCCGCCGCCCTGTGGCTGCTGTGGAGCTGGCGCCGGCCCCGCGAGGTCGTCCTCGCCGGCGGCCTCGTCGTCACCACCCTCGTCCTCCTCCACGCCGTGGCGGGCCGCGGTCCCGGGTACGGGCTGCTCGCCGGCGTCGTCGTGCTGCTGTCCGCGGTCGTCACGGCCGCCGTCCTCGACCGGCTCACCGGCGGGCGCCGCGAGCTCGGGCGCCCCGGCGACCTCCTCGCCCTCGTCCTCGCCGCCGCGGCGGGCGGTCTCGTCTCCTCCCTCGTCGGGCCCGGCCTCGTCCGCGCCGCCTCCACCGAGGTGCCGGCCTTCGCCACCTCGTGGCTGACGCGGCCGGCCCTGGGCTCGTTGCTCGTGCTCGCCGTCGGCCTGCGCGTGCACGCCTCCGTCGTCCGGTACCGCCGGGCCCGCGCCGGCCGACCCGTCGAGCGCCCCGCGGCCCTCCGCGCGCTGCCGACGCTGAGGGCGGCCGAGGGGCTCGTCCTCGTCGGCCTGCTCGGCGTCGCGCACGCGGTCGCCGCCACGTCCACCACCATGTCCCTCGCCGCGCTGACCGTCCTGCCCCTCTCGGTCTGGGCGGGGCTGCGCCTGCCGACGACGTGGGGCGCGCTGGTGGCGCTCGGCAACGGCGTCGTCCTCGTCGCGCTGACGACGACCGGTCACGGCCCCCTCGCCGGCCTCGACCCGGTCGGCCGCGAGGTCACGACGCAGCTCCTCGTGGCGGCCCTCGTCGTGGTCGTGCTCGCGCTGGCGCTGCACCGCGACGGCGCCGCCCGGGCCGTCGAGGCCGCCGAGCGCTCGCGCCGCTCCTCCGCGCAGCACGCCGAGATGCTCTCGGCCGTGGTCGGGAGCGCCTCCGAGGGCGTCATGGTCGTCGACCCCGCCGGGCGCGTCGTGCTCGAGAACGCCGCCGCGCGGCGCCTGCTCGGCGTCCTGCCCGACTCCACCGCGTGCCTGCGCGTCAGCGCCTTCCACCTCCAGGACCTCGACGGCCGGTCCCTCCGCCCCGAGGAGCGGCCGATCCACCGCGCCCTGCAGGGGGTGGCGACGACGGAGCTGGAGCTGGTCGTGCGCCGCGCCGACGGCGGGCGCTCCCGCCTCGTCATCAGCGCCTCCCCGCTCCCGGGCGGCCGCGGCGCCGTCGCGACCTTCCACGACGTCACCGCCGAGCGGCGCGCCACCGCGCGGCTCGCCGAGAGCGAGCGGCTGTTCCGCCGCGCGCTGGAGTCCTCGCCGCTCGGCCTGCTCGTCCTCCCGCTCGGCGACGGCCCCTGCACCGTGCGCCGCACCAACCCCGCGCTCGACCGGCTGCTCGGCCGCACCGACCTCGTCGGCGTCGACGTCGCCGAGGTCGCCGAGCCGACCGACCGCCCCGTCCTCGCCGCCGCGCTCGCCGAGATGGCCGAGGGCCACGAGGTGCGTCGCCTCGAGCTGCGGCTGCGCTCCCCGCGCGGCCCGGTCCACGCGCGCTGCGCCGCGTCCGTCGTCGAGCAGCCGGACGGCCGCCGCGAGGCGCTGCTCCTCCTCGAGGACGTCACCGCCTCCCGCGCGTCCGAGGAGCTCCTGGCCCACCGCGCCCACCACGACGCGCTGACCGGCCTGCCCAACCGCGTCCTGCTCGCCGAGCGGCTGCGCGACGCGCTCCGGGCGCGGCAGGAGGAGGCCGTGGGCCCCGCCGCAGCGGGCGGCCGGCTGGGCGTCGTCTACGTCGACCTCGACGGCTTCAAGGCCGTCAACGACGCCGAGGGCCACCACGTCGGCGACGCGCTGCTGCGCGACGTCGCCGCACGGCTCACCGGCGTCGTCCGCCCCGGCGACACCGTCGCCCGGATCGGCGGCGACGAGCTCGTCGTCGTCTGCCCGGGCCTCGGCGGCGAGGACGACCTCGCGCTCGTGGCCTCCCGCGTCGTCGACGTCCTCGGCGCCCCCTACGCGCCGCCCGCGCGACGCCACCGCGTGACGGCCAGCGCCGGCACCGCCCTGGCGGGCCCCGACGACGACGCCGCCGGGCTGCTGCGCCGGGCCGACCGGGCGATGTACGCCGCCAAGCGGGCGGGCGGCGACCGGTGGGTGCCGGCCGACGCGACGGTCGCGCCGCTGCCTCCCGTCGACGTCGCGACGGGCCCGGTGCCGGAGGCCCTCGCCGGCTGAGCCGGGGAGCGCGCCCGCGGGGCCGCGTCAGCCCGTGGCGTCGCGCGCGACGACGAGCAGGGTGAGGTCGTCGGTGGACCCCTGCCCGGTGTGCGCGTCCACGGCGGCGAGGACGGCGTCGGCCGTGCGGCCCGCGGCCCCCGGGCCGGTGCGCTCGGCGGGCGCCAGCGCGTCGAGCGCCGCGAGGAGGCCTGCCTCCCCGAGCATCCGCCGGTCCGTGCTCATGGCCTCCGTGACGCCGTCCGTGTAGAGGACGAGCTGGTCGCCGGGGCCGACGGGCACGGGGACGTCGTGGACGACGACGTCCCGCAGCACCCCGAGCAGCGTGCCCGGCCGGCCGACGAGCCGCGCGGGGCCGTCCGCCGGCAGCAGCACGGGGCGCGGGTGGCCCGCGAGCGCCACGACGACGTCCTCGGACGCCACGGGCAGGTGGCGTCCGCCCTCGGCGCCGGGCAGGCCGGCGACCGCGAGGGTGGCGAAGCGGCCGGACAGCGCGTCGCCGATGGCGCCCGCGGTCTCGACGAGGAGGGTCGAGGGGCGCGCCGCCGTCGTCGCGACCCCGCGCACCGTCCACCGCAGGACGCCGGTCGAGGCCGCGGCGCGGGGGCCGCGCCCGGAGACGTCGCCGATGAACGCGTACCAGCCCCCGCCCGGGCGGGGCAGGAGGTCGTAGACGTCGCCGCTGACCTCGCCGCGCGAGCCGTCCTCGCGGCTGGCGGGCGCGTACCGCACCGCGGTGCTCCAGCCCACCACCTCGGGCAGCGAGGACGGGACGAGGGTGCGCTGCAGCTGCTCGGCCAGCTCGGCCTGCTCGCGCCGCAGGACGTCGCGCGCCCCCTCGGCCCGCTGCTGCGCGGTGAGGTCGCGCTGGACGGCGACGTAGTGGGTGACGACGCCGCCCGAGTCCCGCAGCGGCGAGAGCGACAGCTCGTTGAGGTAGACCTCGCCGTCGGCCCGGGCGTTGGGCAGCGTGACGACGCCGGAGCGCCCCTCCCGCAGCAGCTCGCGGATGCGCCGGGGGGCGTCGCCGACGTCGAGGCCGTCCTGGAGGAAGCGGCAGTTGCGGCCGAGGGCGTCGGCCGGTGTGAAGCCCGTCGCGGTGGTGAAGGCCGGGTTCACGTAGACGAGGGGCTCGTCCGGCAGCCGCATGTCGGCGATGCAGACCGCCTGGTCCACGGACTCCAGCGCCTGGACGAGGAGGGCCACGGGCGTGCCGTCCGCCGAGCTGCCGGGCACGTCGGCCCGTGCGTCGAGCGCCCCCGCGTCGACCGCCCGTGCGTCGTCCGCGCGTGCGCCGGGGGCGGCCGGGCTCGTGCTCGTCATGGCTCTCCTCGGCTCGCCGTGGTCTCGACGCTACCCGCGGCCCCCGGGCGCCGCAGCGACGACGCGGGCGGCCCACCCGTGGGAGCAGAGCAGCCCCGGACCCACCGGGCCCGGGGCTGCTGCTCTCGGTGCGCGAAGGGGGAGTCGAACCCCCACGCCCTTTCGGGCACACGGACCTGAACCGTGCGCGTCTGCCATTCCGCCACTCGCGCGAGCAGGGAAGACGCTAGCACGCAGCAGGGGTCCACCCCGCCGCCGAGCGGGCGGGGCGGGGCCGCCGGCGGGGGCGCGGAGGGGCCCGCGAGGGGCACCAGAGCGGTACGGGAGGGGCCCGGACGGGCGCGTCCCGGCGTCGCCCGCCGGGCACCCGGGGCCGTCGTGGCTAGGGTGACGGCGACCTGGCTGCCGGGCCGCCCCGGTGCGCCGCACGACCGACCCGTACCGATCGACCACCGACGCAGGGAGGGGGCAGCCGGCATGGGGGTCCTCGACCGCTTCGAGCGCCGCGTGGAGCGCGCCGTCAACGGCGCCTTCGCCAAGGTCTTCAAGAGCGAGGTGCAGCCCGTCGAGCTGGCGAGCGCGCTGCGCCGGGAGACGGACACGTCCGCCCAGGTCATCAGCCGCGACCGCACGCTCGTCCCCAACGCCTTCACCATCGCCCTGGGCCCCGGGGACCACGACAAGGTGCAGAGCTGGGACGAGACGCTGTCCGAGGAGCTGGCCGACGCCGTCACCGAGCACGCCCGTCAGCAGCGCTACGCCTTCCTCGGCCCGGTCTCCGTCGCCTTCGAGCGCGACGAGGACCTCGACACCGGCGTCTTCCGCGTGCGCAGCGCCCGGGTGAAGGGGTCGATCGCCCCGGCCACCGCGGCGGCGGCCACGCCCGAGCACCCCGTGCTCGACGTCGACGGCAGCCGCTACCAGCTGACCGGCACGACGACCGTCGTGGGCCGCGGCGGCGAGGCGGACGTCGTCGTCGACGACCCGGGCGTCTCCCGCCGGCACGTCGAGGTCCGGGTCACCGGCGGGCGGGCCACCGTCCGCGACCTCGGCTCGACCAACGGGACCTTCGTCGACGGCCGCCGCGTGGAGCAGGCCGTCCTCGTCGACGGCAGCACCGTCACGGTGGGCCGGACCCGCATCACCTTCTCCAGCCGCGACCGCAGCCGCGGCCGCACGGGCGCCGTCGACGAGACGGGCGCCCACGACCTCGGCGGGCCCGCGCGGTGAGCGAGCTCACCTTCACGGTCCTGCGCCTCGGGATGCTCGTGCTCCTGTGGGTGCTCGTGCTCTCGGTCGTCGGCGTGCTCCGCCGCGACGTCTTCGGGACCCGCGTCGTCGCCCGGCCCACCGGCGACGACGCCCCGCGGCGCGGCCGCGCCCGCCGCGAGCGGGACGCCGCGCCCGCCGCCCCGGCCGAGGACCGCGACGCCCCCCGCCGCGTCGCCGTCGTCGAGGGGCCGCTGCGCGGCACGACCCTCGCGCTCGGGACGGGCACGGTGCTGCTGGGCCGCTCGCCCGACTGCTCGCTCGTCGTCGAGGACCAGTACGCCTCCGGCCGGCACGCCCGCCTTTTCCCCCAGGACGGGCGCTGGTACGTCGAGGACCTCGGCTCGACGAACGGCACGCTGCTCGACGGGCAGCCGCTCGGCCAGCCCGCCCCCGTGCGGGCCGGCTCGCGCCTGCGCATCGGCGGCACCCTCCTCGAGCTGCAGCGCTAGGAGGCCCGTGCCCACCGCCCTGCGCTACGCCGCCCGCTCCGACGTGGGCCTCGTCCGCTCGTCGAACCAGGACTCCGCCTACGCGGGGCCGCACCTGCTCGTCGTCGCCGACGGCATGGGCGGGCACGCGGGCGGCGACGTGGCGTCCTCCATCGCGGTCGGCGAGCTGAGCCGCCTCGAGGGCGAGTCGCACGGCGCCGACGCGCCGCGGCACCTGTCCGAGGCGGTCCGGCGGGCCGCGACGCTGCTGGCGCAGCGGGTCGCCGAGGAGCCGGCGCTGGCCGGCATGGGGACGACCATCACCGCGCTCCTGCGCTCGGGCGACCGCCTGGCGCTCGCCCACATCGGCGACAGCCGCGCCTACGTGCTGCGCGAGGGCGCGCTGCAGCAGGTCACCCGCGACCACACCTTCGTCCAGCACCTCGTCGACGAGGGCCGCATCACGCCCGAGGAGGCCGATCACCACCCGCAGCGGTCGGTGCTCCTGCGCGTCCTCGGCGACATCGACTCGAGCCAGGAGCTCGACACGTCCGTCCGCGAGGCCCGCCCGGGCGACCGGTGGCTGCTGTGCAGCGACGGCCTGTCGGGGATGGTCGGCGAGGGCACGCTCCGCGAGACGCTCGCGGGGGTCGCCGACGTCGGCGCGTGCGCCGACGTCCTCGTGCAGCTGGCCCTGCGCGCCGGCGGCTCGGACAACGTCACGGTCGTCGTCGCGGACGTCGTCGACGTCGGGACCGCCCCGCCCGACCACACCGAGGTCGTGGGCGCGGCCGCCGCGCAGCACGCGCGCCGCACCCGCGCCGCCGCCTCGCCGGCGGCCAAGGGGGCCGCGCTGGGCCGCGACGACCACGACGACGACGACCACGACGGGGACGGGGACGGGGACGGGGACCACGACGCCCCGGGCGCCCACGCGTCCGGCCGGCGCCGGAGCCCGTGGCTGCGCCTGGCCGCGCTGGCCGCCGTGCTCGTCGTCGCGGCCGCGGCGGTCCTGGCCGTGTGGCGCTGGGGCACCGCGCAGTACTTCGTCGGGGCCACGCCGGACGAGCAGGTGGCCGTCTTCCGCGGCCTGCCCGCCGAGATCGGCCCGCTGCGGCTCTCGTCGGTCGTCGAGGAGGCCGGGCTGACGCTCGACGACCTCCCGCCCGTCCCGCGGGCGGCCGTCGCCGACGGCGTCGCCGCCGACGACCTCGCCGGCGCGCGCTCGACCGTGCGCTCCCTGCTCGAGGAGGTCTGCCCCGAGCCCACGGCGGAGCCCGACCCCACGGTGACCGCCCCGCCGACGGCGGAGCCGACCGCCGCGCCGACGGCGACGTCCGCGCCGCCCACCGCCGTCGCCACGGCCACGACGGCCGCGGCGGTCACCCCCGCGCCCTCCGCGAGCCCGACGCCGACCCCCGCCCCGTCCCCCACCGACGACGTCGACGCGCCCGCGGGCTGCGCTGCGCTGGGCTGAGGAGGACCGATGGCCGTCGTCACCGAGCACGCCGCGCGCAGCCGCCGCGGCACCGAGCTGTGGCTGCTCCTGCTCGCCGTGGGCGTCGCGATGCTCGCGTACGGGCTCGTGGGCGTCGGCGTCGACGGCACGTGGAGCCCGCGCGTCCTCGCCTACGGCGGCGGGCTGGCGGGCCTGGCCCTCGTCGTCCACCTCGTGCTGCGCTGGCGCGCGCCCTACGCCGACCCCGTGCTGCTGCCGGCCGCCGTGGCGCTCAACGGGCTCGGCCTCGCGATGATCCACCGCCTCGACCTCGCCACGGGCTCGGCGCAGGCGCCGCGGCAGCTGCTGTGGTCGGCCATCGGCGTCGTCGCGGCCACCGTCCTCGTCGTCGTGCTGCGCGACCACCGGCTGCTGCGCCGCTACACGTACGTGGCGATGGTGGCGAGCCTCGTCCTGCTCCTGCTCCCGCTCCTGCCGGTGCTGGGCCGCACCATCAACGGCGCCCGCATCTGGATCGGCGTGGGGCCGCTGTCCTTCCAGCCCGGCGAGATCGCCAAGATCACGCTGGCGGTGTTCTTCGCCGGCTACCTCGTCACGGCCCGCGACACGCTGTCCCTCGCCGGGCCACGGGTGCTGGGCCTCCAGCTGCCCCGGGGCCGCGACCTCGGGCCGATCCTCGTGGCCTGGGCCGGGAGCGTCGGGATCCTCGTGCTGCAGCGCGACCTCGGCACCTCGCTGCTCTTCTTCGGGCTCTTCGTCGCGGTGCTCTACCTCGCCACCGAGCGCACGAGCTGGATCGCCATCGGCCTCGTCCTCTTCGCCGCGGGCGCGTACACGGCGTTCCGGCTCTTCGGCCACGTGCAGCAGCGGGTCGACGGGTGGCTCGACCCCTTCGCCGCGGACGTCTACGACCGCCAGTTCGGCGGGAGCTACCAGCTCGTCCAAGGGCTCTTCGGCCTCGCCAACGGCGGCCTCACCGGCACGGGCCTCGGCCGCGGCCGGCCGGACATCGTCCCCTTCGCCAACAGCGACTTCATCCTCGCGAGCATCGGCGAGGAGCTCGGCCTCGTCGGCCTCGTCGCCGTCCTCATGCTCTACCTCGTCGTCGTCGAGCGCGGCCTGCGCACCGCCATCGGGGTGCGGGACGGCTTCGGCAAGCTCCTCGCCGGCGGCCTCGCCTTCACGGTGGCGCTGCAGTGCTTCGTCGTCGCCGGTGGCGTCCTGCGGGTCATCCCGCTCACCGGTCTGACCATGCCGTTCCTCGCCGCGGGCGGCTCCTCCCTCCTCACGAACTGGCTGGTCGTCGCCCTGCTCCTGCGCATCTCGGACGCCGCCCGACGCCCCGCCCCGCCGGTGGCCGACCCCGCGCGCCCGGTGGACCCGGGCGCGGGCGAGACCCAGGTGGTGAGGACCGTATGAACACGCCGCTGCGCCGCCTGTCCGTCGTCGTCGCCGTCCTCTTCGCCCTCCTGCTCGGCAGCGCCACGTGGGTGCAGTTCGCCCAGGCCGGGGCCCTGCGCGACGACCCCCGCAACTCCCGCACCCTGCTGGCCGAGCTCGGCCGCGACCGGGGCGCCATCACGGCCGCCGACGGCAGCGTCCTCGCCGAGTCCGTCGAGGCCGAGGGGCCCATCGCCTACCGCCGCACCTACCCCGAGGGGGCCCTGTACGGGCACCCCGTGGGCTCGTACTCCGTGGTCTACGGCGCCACCGGCGTCGAGGACGCGCTGGGCGGGCTCCTCGCCGGCACGTCGGACCAGCTCTTCTACCGCCGCCTCGCCGACCTCGTCACCGGGGCCCAGCC contains:
- a CDS encoding FtsW/RodA/SpoVE family cell cycle protein, with translation MAVVTEHAARSRRGTELWLLLLAVGVAMLAYGLVGVGVDGTWSPRVLAYGGGLAGLALVVHLVLRWRAPYADPVLLPAAVALNGLGLAMIHRLDLATGSAQAPRQLLWSAIGVVAATVLVVVLRDHRLLRRYTYVAMVASLVLLLLPLLPVLGRTINGARIWIGVGPLSFQPGEIAKITLAVFFAGYLVTARDTLSLAGPRVLGLQLPRGRDLGPILVAWAGSVGILVLQRDLGTSLLFFGLFVAVLYLATERTSWIAIGLVLFAAGAYTAFRLFGHVQQRVDGWLDPFAADVYDRQFGGSYQLVQGLFGLANGGLTGTGLGRGRPDIVPFANSDFILASIGEELGLVGLVAVLMLYLVVVERGLRTAIGVRDGFGKLLAGGLAFTVALQCFVVAGGVLRVIPLTGLTMPFLAAGGSSLLTNWLVVALLLRISDAARRPAPPVADPARPVDPGAGETQVVRTV
- a CDS encoding diguanylate cyclase domain-containing protein; amino-acid sequence: MTTDARRTTGRATATAGAAAGFAAVATAAVLHPALATLLWPSTGAAALWLLWSWRRPREVVLAGGLVVTTLVLLHAVAGRGPGYGLLAGVVVLLSAVVTAAVLDRLTGGRRELGRPGDLLALVLAAAAGGLVSSLVGPGLVRAASTEVPAFATSWLTRPALGSLLVLAVGLRVHASVVRYRRARAGRPVERPAALRALPTLRAAEGLVLVGLLGVAHAVAATSTTMSLAALTVLPLSVWAGLRLPTTWGALVALGNGVVLVALTTTGHGPLAGLDPVGREVTTQLLVAALVVVVLALALHRDGAARAVEAAERSRRSSAQHAEMLSAVVGSASEGVMVVDPAGRVVLENAAARRLLGVLPDSTACLRVSAFHLQDLDGRSLRPEERPIHRALQGVATTELELVVRRADGGRSRLVISASPLPGGRGAVATFHDVTAERRATARLAESERLFRRALESSPLGLLVLPLGDGPCTVRRTNPALDRLLGRTDLVGVDVAEVAEPTDRPVLAAALAEMAEGHEVRRLELRLRSPRGPVHARCAASVVEQPDGRREALLLLEDVTASRASEELLAHRAHHDALTGLPNRVLLAERLRDALRARQEEAVGPAAAGGRLGVVYVDLDGFKAVNDAEGHHVGDALLRDVAARLTGVVRPGDTVARIGGDELVVVCPGLGGEDDLALVASRVVDVLGAPYAPPARRHRVTASAGTALAGPDDDAAGLLRRADRAMYAAKRAGGDRWVPADATVAPLPPVDVATGPVPEALAG
- a CDS encoding PP2C family protein-serine/threonine phosphatase; its protein translation is MTSTSPAAPGARADDARAVDAGALDARADVPGSSADGTPVALLVQALESVDQAVCIADMRLPDEPLVYVNPAFTTATGFTPADALGRNCRFLQDGLDVGDAPRRIRELLREGRSGVVTLPNARADGEVYLNELSLSPLRDSGGVVTHYVAVQRDLTAQQRAEGARDVLRREQAELAEQLQRTLVPSSLPEVVGWSTAVRYAPASREDGSRGEVSGDVYDLLPRPGGGWYAFIGDVSGRGPRAAASTGVLRWTVRGVATTAARPSTLLVETAGAIGDALSGRFATLAVAGLPGAEGGRHLPVASEDVVVALAGHPRPVLLPADGPARLVGRPGTLLGVLRDVVVHDVPVPVGPGDQLVLYTDGVTEAMSTDRRMLGEAGLLAALDALAPAERTGPGAAGRTADAVLAAVDAHTGQGSTDDLTLLVVARDATG
- a CDS encoding FhaA domain-containing protein: MGVLDRFERRVERAVNGAFAKVFKSEVQPVELASALRRETDTSAQVISRDRTLVPNAFTIALGPGDHDKVQSWDETLSEELADAVTEHARQQRYAFLGPVSVAFERDEDLDTGVFRVRSARVKGSIAPATAAAATPEHPVLDVDGSRYQLTGTTTVVGRGGEADVVVDDPGVSRRHVEVRVTGGRATVRDLGSTNGTFVDGRRVEQAVLVDGSTVTVGRTRITFSSRDRSRGRTGAVDETGAHDLGGPAR
- a CDS encoding protein phosphatase 2C domain-containing protein, whose amino-acid sequence is MPTALRYAARSDVGLVRSSNQDSAYAGPHLLVVADGMGGHAGGDVASSIAVGELSRLEGESHGADAPRHLSEAVRRAATLLAQRVAEEPALAGMGTTITALLRSGDRLALAHIGDSRAYVLREGALQQVTRDHTFVQHLVDEGRITPEEADHHPQRSVLLRVLGDIDSSQELDTSVREARPGDRWLLCSDGLSGMVGEGTLRETLAGVADVGACADVLVQLALRAGGSDNVTVVVADVVDVGTAPPDHTEVVGAAAAQHARRTRAAASPAAKGAALGRDDHDDDDHDGDGDGDGDHDAPGAHASGRRRSPWLRLAALAAVLVVAAAAVLAVWRWGTAQYFVGATPDEQVAVFRGLPAEIGPLRLSSVVEEAGLTLDDLPPVPRAAVADGVAADDLAGARSTVRSLLEEVCPEPTAEPDPTVTAPPTAEPTAAPTATSAPPTAVATATTAAAVTPAPSASPTPTPAPSPTDDVDAPAGCAALG
- a CDS encoding FHA domain-containing protein FhaB/FipA; the encoded protein is MSELTFTVLRLGMLVLLWVLVLSVVGVLRRDVFGTRVVARPTGDDAPRRGRARRERDAAPAAPAEDRDAPRRVAVVEGPLRGTTLALGTGTVLLGRSPDCSLVVEDQYASGRHARLFPQDGRWYVEDLGSTNGTLLDGQPLGQPAPVRAGSRLRIGGTLLELQR